One genomic segment of Coffea arabica cultivar ET-39 chromosome 6e, Coffea Arabica ET-39 HiFi, whole genome shotgun sequence includes these proteins:
- the LOC113697577 gene encoding uncharacterized protein — protein sequence MTVRKRAAVPVPARPAPPEPNPTPKPEDQPIAGAKWGVIVGCWLAIAVPYIYTILYHYKIEWELKKSILINAVVSLLGFVLTLALIPVASKYVLRRNLFGYDINKKGTPQGSVKVPESLGIVVGIVFLVSAILFQFANIPADSNWLVEYNAALASICFMILLGFVDDVLDIPWRVKLLLPSVAALPLLMAYAGHTTIIIPKPLVQYFGENIDLGWIYKLYMGLLAVFCTNAINIHAGINGLEVGQTVVIACAILAHNIMQIGGSKDPEYQQAHAFSIYLVQPLIATSLALFSFNWNPSSVFVGDTFTYFAGMTMAVVGILGHFSETLLIFFTPQVLNFLASLPQLAGIIYCPRHRLPRFDPQSGLLTGTKDGTLVNIFLRLFGRRSERLLCILLLVFQAICCCFCFYLRYILTGWYK from the exons ATGACTGTCAGGAAACGAGCAGCAGTGCCGGTGCCAGCCCGACCCGCACCACCCGAACCAAATCCGACTCCCAAACCCGAAGACCAGCCGATCGCCGGCGCAAAATGGGGGGTCATCGTCGGTTGTTGGTTGGCTATTGCAGTACCTTATATCTACACAATCTTGTACCATTACAAAATCGAATGGGAGCTGAAAAAGTCGATTTTGATTAATGCCGTTGTCAGCTTATTAGGGTTTGTATTAACCCTAGCTTTGATCCCTGTTGCTTCTAAGTACGTTTTGAGGAGGAATTTGTTCGGCTATGACATCAATAAGAAGGGTACCCCTCAGGGCTCCGTCAAAGt GCCTGAGTCGTTGGGAATCGTGGTTGGGATTGTATTTCTAGTATCAGCGATCTTATTTCAATTTGCCAATATCCCAGCAGATTCAAAT tggcTTGTCGAATACAATGCAGCACTAGCATCTATTTGCTTCATGATCCTGCTTGGCTTCGTAGATGATGTCCTTGACATACCTTGGAGAGT GAAATTGCTATTGCCATCTGTTGCAGCTCTGCCACTGCTAATGGCTTATGCTGGGCACACAACTATTATTATACCAAAGCCTCTCGTCCAATATTTTGGAGAGAATATTGATTTAG GATGGATCTATAAATTGTATATGGGACTTTTGGCTGTATTTTGCACAAATGCAATCAACATTCATGCCGGCATTAATGGCCTTGAAGTTGGACAGACAGTTGTTATAGCTTGTGCT ATCCTGGCACACAACATCATGCAAATTGGAGGTTCTAAAGATCCCGAGTATCAACAAGCCCATGCATTCTCAATATATCTTGTTCAACCATTAATTGCCACTTCACTGGCTTTGTTTTCCTTCAACTG GAATCCTTCTTCTGTTTTTGTTGGTGATACATTTACATACTTTGCTGGAATGACAATGGCAGTTGTTGGCATTTTGGGCCATTTCAG TGAGACTCTGTTGATATTTTTTACTCCTCAAGTTTTAAACTTCTTGGCATCCCTCCCTcag CTAGCTGGTATCATATATTGTCCACGACATCGACTGCCTAG ATTCGACCCTCAATCTGGCTTACTGACAGGGACAAAAGATGGTACTCTTGTGAATATATTCTTAAGACTATTTGGTAGAAGATCAGAAAGGTTGCTCTGCATCCTGCTACTTGTTTTCCAG GCGATATGTTGCTGCTTTTGTTTCTACTTGAGATATATCCTCACTGGCTGGTACAAGTAA